One genomic window of Phoenix dactylifera cultivar Barhee BC4 chromosome 6, palm_55x_up_171113_PBpolish2nd_filt_p, whole genome shotgun sequence includes the following:
- the LOC103702057 gene encoding deoxynucleoside triphosphate triphosphohydrolase SAMHD1 homolog isoform X5, with protein sequence MGECCNGGGGGGGGGGVSMSVRPPALFSPGAMVDRRFLKHVFDNVHGNISLDPLSLKFIDTEQFQRLRDLKQLGAVHTRFEHSLGVYWLAGEAVRCLQTYQGLELDIDHFDMQTVKLAGLLHDIGHGPFSHLFEREFLPRVLPGSEWSHEQMSAQLVDYIVDEHHIEIDPNSLRKVKEMITASSKTALARSSKEKQFLYDIVANGRNGIDVDKFDYIIRDCRACGLGCNFQFQRLLEAMRVIDNEICYPAKEYLTIHKLFATRADLHRTVYTHAKVKAIELMLVDALLAADGYLKISSFTLDPAQFWKLDDTILKTIETADKKQLKESRDIIRRIRRRDLYQFCNEYAVPKDKLEYFKDVTSQDIVCSQKANGIELKEEDIVVSNVRIDLTRGKDNPLESINFFKDYDSEKKFTISDDRISHLLPASCQDKIVRVYAKKPELVEAISEAFENFQLKIYGVKTQVHETPEKKRHRK encoded by the exons ATGGGGGAGTGCtgcaacggaggaggaggaggaggaggaggaggaggggtgtCGATGTCGGTGCGGCCGCCGGCGCTGTTCAGCCCGGGGGCGATGGTGGACCGCCGGTTCTTGAAGCACGTCTTCGATAACGTCCATGGGAACATCTCGCTTGATCCG CTGAGCTTGAAGTTCATAGACACTGAACAGTTTCAGAG GCTACGGGATCTAAAACAACTTG GCGCAGTGCACACTCGATTTGAGCATTCATTAGGGGTTTACTGGCTTGCTGGGGAGGCTGTTCGTTGTCTTCAAACCTACCAA GGTTTGGAGCTTGATATAGATCATTTTGATATGCAAACGGTGAAACTTGCAG GCCTTTTGCATGACATAGGCCATGGACCTTTCAGTCACCTGTTTGAGCGTGAATTTCTTCCTCGGGTCCTTCCAGGATCAGAATG GTCTCATGAGCAAATGTCGGCGCAGTTGGTGGACTATATTGTTGATGAACACCACATTGAAATTGACCCTAACAGCCTTAGAAAAGTGAAA GAAATGATAACTGCCAGCTCTAAGACTGCCCTGGCAAGA AGTTCAAAAGAGAAACAATTTCTGTATGATATCGTGGCTAATGGTCGCAATGGGATAGATGTTGACAA GTTTGATTATATTATCCGTGATTGCCGGGCTTGTGGTCTTGGCTGCAATTTCCAGTTCCAGAG ATTGTTGGAAGCCATGCGTGTTATAGATAATGAAATATGCTATCCAGCTAAAGAAT ATCTTACCATCCACAAGTTATTTGCAACGCGTGCTGACCTTCACAGAACTGTCTATACCCATGCAAAAGTAAAG GCTATAGAGCTCATGCTTGTAGATGCACTTCTAGCAGCAGATGGCTACTTAAAAATATCTTCTTTTACTCTTGACCCAGCTCAATTTTGGAAG TTAGATGATACAATACTGAAAACCATTGAAACAGCTGACAAGAAACAGCTGAAGGAATCTAGGGATATAATCCGAAGGATTCGTCGGAGGGATTTGTATCAG TTCTGCAACGAGTATGCTGTTCCGAAGGATAAACTAGAGTATTTCAAAGACGTCACTTCACAGGATATTGTTTGCTCACAG AAAGCTAATGGAATAGAACTAAAGGAAGAGGATATTGTTGTTAGCAATGTCAGGATTGATTTGACTCGTGGAAAGGATAACCCTCTTGAGAG CATTAATTTCTTCAAG GATTATGACAGTGAGAAGAAATTTACAATCTCAGATGATCGCATCAGCCACTTGTTGCCTGCATCTTGTCAAGACAAGATAGTGAGGGTGTATGCCAAGAAACCTGAATTG GTAGAAGCAATTTCGGAGGCCTTTGAAAACTTCCAATTGAAAATATATGGGGTCAAAACACAAGTACATGAGACACCAGAGAAGAAGAGACATCGCAAGTAA
- the LOC103702057 gene encoding deoxynucleoside triphosphate triphosphohydrolase SAMHD1 homolog isoform X2 encodes MGECCNGGGGGGGGGGVSMSVRPPALFSPGAMVDRRFLKHVFDNVHGNISLDPLSLKFIDTEQFQRLRDLKQLGLTSMVYPGAVHTRFEHSLGVYWLAGEAVRCLQTYQGLELDIDHFDMQTVKLAGLLHDIGHGPFSHLFEREFLPRVLPGSEWSHEQMSAQLVDYIVDEHHIEIDPNSLRKVKEMITASSKTALARSSKEKQFLYDIVANGRNGIDVDKFDYIIRDCRACGLGCNFQFQRLLEAMRVIDNEICYPAKEYLTIHKLFATRADLHRTVYTHAKVKAIELMLVDALLAADGYLKISSFTLDPAQFWKLDDTILKTIETADKKQLKESRDIIRRIRRRDLYQFCNEYAVPKDKLEYFKDVTSQDIVCSQKANGIELKEEDIVVSNVRIDLTRGKDNPLESINFFKDYDSEKKFTISDDRISHLLPASCQDKIVRVYAKKPELVEAISEAFENFQLKIYGVKTQVHETPEKKRHRK; translated from the exons ATGGGGGAGTGCtgcaacggaggaggaggaggaggaggaggaggaggggtgtCGATGTCGGTGCGGCCGCCGGCGCTGTTCAGCCCGGGGGCGATGGTGGACCGCCGGTTCTTGAAGCACGTCTTCGATAACGTCCATGGGAACATCTCGCTTGATCCG CTGAGCTTGAAGTTCATAGACACTGAACAGTTTCAGAG GCTACGGGATCTAAAACAACTTG GTCTTACATCCATGGTCTATCCAGGCGCAGTGCACACTCGATTTGAGCATTCATTAGGGGTTTACTGGCTTGCTGGGGAGGCTGTTCGTTGTCTTCAAACCTACCAA GGTTTGGAGCTTGATATAGATCATTTTGATATGCAAACGGTGAAACTTGCAG GCCTTTTGCATGACATAGGCCATGGACCTTTCAGTCACCTGTTTGAGCGTGAATTTCTTCCTCGGGTCCTTCCAGGATCAGAATG GTCTCATGAGCAAATGTCGGCGCAGTTGGTGGACTATATTGTTGATGAACACCACATTGAAATTGACCCTAACAGCCTTAGAAAAGTGAAA GAAATGATAACTGCCAGCTCTAAGACTGCCCTGGCAAGA AGTTCAAAAGAGAAACAATTTCTGTATGATATCGTGGCTAATGGTCGCAATGGGATAGATGTTGACAA GTTTGATTATATTATCCGTGATTGCCGGGCTTGTGGTCTTGGCTGCAATTTCCAGTTCCAGAG ATTGTTGGAAGCCATGCGTGTTATAGATAATGAAATATGCTATCCAGCTAAAGAAT ATCTTACCATCCACAAGTTATTTGCAACGCGTGCTGACCTTCACAGAACTGTCTATACCCATGCAAAAGTAAAG GCTATAGAGCTCATGCTTGTAGATGCACTTCTAGCAGCAGATGGCTACTTAAAAATATCTTCTTTTACTCTTGACCCAGCTCAATTTTGGAAG TTAGATGATACAATACTGAAAACCATTGAAACAGCTGACAAGAAACAGCTGAAGGAATCTAGGGATATAATCCGAAGGATTCGTCGGAGGGATTTGTATCAG TTCTGCAACGAGTATGCTGTTCCGAAGGATAAACTAGAGTATTTCAAAGACGTCACTTCACAGGATATTGTTTGCTCACAG AAAGCTAATGGAATAGAACTAAAGGAAGAGGATATTGTTGTTAGCAATGTCAGGATTGATTTGACTCGTGGAAAGGATAACCCTCTTGAGAG CATTAATTTCTTCAAG GATTATGACAGTGAGAAGAAATTTACAATCTCAGATGATCGCATCAGCCACTTGTTGCCTGCATCTTGTCAAGACAAGATAGTGAGGGTGTATGCCAAGAAACCTGAATTG GTAGAAGCAATTTCGGAGGCCTTTGAAAACTTCCAATTGAAAATATATGGGGTCAAAACACAAGTACATGAGACACCAGAGAAGAAGAGACATCGCAAGTAA
- the LOC103702057 gene encoding deoxynucleoside triphosphate triphosphohydrolase SAMHD1 homolog isoform X3 has product MGECCNGGGGGGGGGGVSMSVRPPALFSPGAMVDRRFLKHVFDNVHGNISLDPLSLKFIDTEQFQRLRDLKQLGLTSMVYPGAVHTRFEHSLGVYWLAGEAVRCLQTYQGLELDIDHFDMQTVKLAGHGPFSHLFEREFLPRVLPGSEWSHEQMSAQLVDYIVDEHHIEIDPNSLRKVKEMITASSKTALARSSKEKQFLYDIVANGRNGIDVDNRFDYIIRDCRACGLGCNFQFQRLLEAMRVIDNEICYPAKEYLTIHKLFATRADLHRTVYTHAKVKAIELMLVDALLAADGYLKISSFTLDPAQFWKLDDTILKTIETADKKQLKESRDIIRRIRRRDLYQFCNEYAVPKDKLEYFKDVTSQDIVCSQKANGIELKEEDIVVSNVRIDLTRGKDNPLESINFFKDYDSEKKFTISDDRISHLLPASCQDKIVRVYAKKPELVEAISEAFENFQLKIYGVKTQVHETPEKKRHRK; this is encoded by the exons ATGGGGGAGTGCtgcaacggaggaggaggaggaggaggaggaggaggggtgtCGATGTCGGTGCGGCCGCCGGCGCTGTTCAGCCCGGGGGCGATGGTGGACCGCCGGTTCTTGAAGCACGTCTTCGATAACGTCCATGGGAACATCTCGCTTGATCCG CTGAGCTTGAAGTTCATAGACACTGAACAGTTTCAGAG GCTACGGGATCTAAAACAACTTG GTCTTACATCCATGGTCTATCCAGGCGCAGTGCACACTCGATTTGAGCATTCATTAGGGGTTTACTGGCTTGCTGGGGAGGCTGTTCGTTGTCTTCAAACCTACCAA GGTTTGGAGCTTGATATAGATCATTTTGATATGCAAACGGTGAAACTTGCAG GCCATGGACCTTTCAGTCACCTGTTTGAGCGTGAATTTCTTCCTCGGGTCCTTCCAGGATCAGAATG GTCTCATGAGCAAATGTCGGCGCAGTTGGTGGACTATATTGTTGATGAACACCACATTGAAATTGACCCTAACAGCCTTAGAAAAGTGAAA GAAATGATAACTGCCAGCTCTAAGACTGCCCTGGCAAGA AGTTCAAAAGAGAAACAATTTCTGTATGATATCGTGGCTAATGGTCGCAATGGGATAGATGTTGACAA CAGGTTTGATTATATTATCCGTGATTGCCGGGCTTGTGGTCTTGGCTGCAATTTCCAGTTCCAGAG ATTGTTGGAAGCCATGCGTGTTATAGATAATGAAATATGCTATCCAGCTAAAGAAT ATCTTACCATCCACAAGTTATTTGCAACGCGTGCTGACCTTCACAGAACTGTCTATACCCATGCAAAAGTAAAG GCTATAGAGCTCATGCTTGTAGATGCACTTCTAGCAGCAGATGGCTACTTAAAAATATCTTCTTTTACTCTTGACCCAGCTCAATTTTGGAAG TTAGATGATACAATACTGAAAACCATTGAAACAGCTGACAAGAAACAGCTGAAGGAATCTAGGGATATAATCCGAAGGATTCGTCGGAGGGATTTGTATCAG TTCTGCAACGAGTATGCTGTTCCGAAGGATAAACTAGAGTATTTCAAAGACGTCACTTCACAGGATATTGTTTGCTCACAG AAAGCTAATGGAATAGAACTAAAGGAAGAGGATATTGTTGTTAGCAATGTCAGGATTGATTTGACTCGTGGAAAGGATAACCCTCTTGAGAG CATTAATTTCTTCAAG GATTATGACAGTGAGAAGAAATTTACAATCTCAGATGATCGCATCAGCCACTTGTTGCCTGCATCTTGTCAAGACAAGATAGTGAGGGTGTATGCCAAGAAACCTGAATTG GTAGAAGCAATTTCGGAGGCCTTTGAAAACTTCCAATTGAAAATATATGGGGTCAAAACACAAGTACATGAGACACCAGAGAAGAAGAGACATCGCAAGTAA
- the LOC103702057 gene encoding deoxynucleoside triphosphate triphosphohydrolase SAMHD1 homolog isoform X1, with the protein MGECCNGGGGGGGGGGVSMSVRPPALFSPGAMVDRRFLKHVFDNVHGNISLDPLSLKFIDTEQFQRLRDLKQLGLTSMVYPGAVHTRFEHSLGVYWLAGEAVRCLQTYQGLELDIDHFDMQTVKLAGLLHDIGHGPFSHLFEREFLPRVLPGSEWSHEQMSAQLVDYIVDEHHIEIDPNSLRKVKEMITASSKTALARSSKEKQFLYDIVANGRNGIDVDNRFDYIIRDCRACGLGCNFQFQRLLEAMRVIDNEICYPAKEYLTIHKLFATRADLHRTVYTHAKVKAIELMLVDALLAADGYLKISSFTLDPAQFWKLDDTILKTIETADKKQLKESRDIIRRIRRRDLYQFCNEYAVPKDKLEYFKDVTSQDIVCSQKANGIELKEEDIVVSNVRIDLTRGKDNPLESINFFKDYDSEKKFTISDDRISHLLPASCQDKIVRVYAKKPELVEAISEAFENFQLKIYGVKTQVHETPEKKRHRK; encoded by the exons ATGGGGGAGTGCtgcaacggaggaggaggaggaggaggaggaggaggggtgtCGATGTCGGTGCGGCCGCCGGCGCTGTTCAGCCCGGGGGCGATGGTGGACCGCCGGTTCTTGAAGCACGTCTTCGATAACGTCCATGGGAACATCTCGCTTGATCCG CTGAGCTTGAAGTTCATAGACACTGAACAGTTTCAGAG GCTACGGGATCTAAAACAACTTG GTCTTACATCCATGGTCTATCCAGGCGCAGTGCACACTCGATTTGAGCATTCATTAGGGGTTTACTGGCTTGCTGGGGAGGCTGTTCGTTGTCTTCAAACCTACCAA GGTTTGGAGCTTGATATAGATCATTTTGATATGCAAACGGTGAAACTTGCAG GCCTTTTGCATGACATAGGCCATGGACCTTTCAGTCACCTGTTTGAGCGTGAATTTCTTCCTCGGGTCCTTCCAGGATCAGAATG GTCTCATGAGCAAATGTCGGCGCAGTTGGTGGACTATATTGTTGATGAACACCACATTGAAATTGACCCTAACAGCCTTAGAAAAGTGAAA GAAATGATAACTGCCAGCTCTAAGACTGCCCTGGCAAGA AGTTCAAAAGAGAAACAATTTCTGTATGATATCGTGGCTAATGGTCGCAATGGGATAGATGTTGACAA CAGGTTTGATTATATTATCCGTGATTGCCGGGCTTGTGGTCTTGGCTGCAATTTCCAGTTCCAGAG ATTGTTGGAAGCCATGCGTGTTATAGATAATGAAATATGCTATCCAGCTAAAGAAT ATCTTACCATCCACAAGTTATTTGCAACGCGTGCTGACCTTCACAGAACTGTCTATACCCATGCAAAAGTAAAG GCTATAGAGCTCATGCTTGTAGATGCACTTCTAGCAGCAGATGGCTACTTAAAAATATCTTCTTTTACTCTTGACCCAGCTCAATTTTGGAAG TTAGATGATACAATACTGAAAACCATTGAAACAGCTGACAAGAAACAGCTGAAGGAATCTAGGGATATAATCCGAAGGATTCGTCGGAGGGATTTGTATCAG TTCTGCAACGAGTATGCTGTTCCGAAGGATAAACTAGAGTATTTCAAAGACGTCACTTCACAGGATATTGTTTGCTCACAG AAAGCTAATGGAATAGAACTAAAGGAAGAGGATATTGTTGTTAGCAATGTCAGGATTGATTTGACTCGTGGAAAGGATAACCCTCTTGAGAG CATTAATTTCTTCAAG GATTATGACAGTGAGAAGAAATTTACAATCTCAGATGATCGCATCAGCCACTTGTTGCCTGCATCTTGTCAAGACAAGATAGTGAGGGTGTATGCCAAGAAACCTGAATTG GTAGAAGCAATTTCGGAGGCCTTTGAAAACTTCCAATTGAAAATATATGGGGTCAAAACACAAGTACATGAGACACCAGAGAAGAAGAGACATCGCAAGTAA
- the LOC103702057 gene encoding deoxynucleoside triphosphate triphosphohydrolase SAMHD1 homolog isoform X4, with the protein MGECCNGGGGGGGGGGVSMSVRPPALFSPGAMVDRRFLKHVFDNVHGNISLDPLSLKFIDTEQFQRLRDLKQLGAVHTRFEHSLGVYWLAGEAVRCLQTYQGLELDIDHFDMQTVKLAGLLHDIGHGPFSHLFEREFLPRVLPGSEWSHEQMSAQLVDYIVDEHHIEIDPNSLRKVKEMITASSKTALARSSKEKQFLYDIVANGRNGIDVDNRFDYIIRDCRACGLGCNFQFQRLLEAMRVIDNEICYPAKEYLTIHKLFATRADLHRTVYTHAKVKAIELMLVDALLAADGYLKISSFTLDPAQFWKLDDTILKTIETADKKQLKESRDIIRRIRRRDLYQFCNEYAVPKDKLEYFKDVTSQDIVCSQKANGIELKEEDIVVSNVRIDLTRGKDNPLESINFFKDYDSEKKFTISDDRISHLLPASCQDKIVRVYAKKPELVEAISEAFENFQLKIYGVKTQVHETPEKKRHRK; encoded by the exons ATGGGGGAGTGCtgcaacggaggaggaggaggaggaggaggaggaggggtgtCGATGTCGGTGCGGCCGCCGGCGCTGTTCAGCCCGGGGGCGATGGTGGACCGCCGGTTCTTGAAGCACGTCTTCGATAACGTCCATGGGAACATCTCGCTTGATCCG CTGAGCTTGAAGTTCATAGACACTGAACAGTTTCAGAG GCTACGGGATCTAAAACAACTTG GCGCAGTGCACACTCGATTTGAGCATTCATTAGGGGTTTACTGGCTTGCTGGGGAGGCTGTTCGTTGTCTTCAAACCTACCAA GGTTTGGAGCTTGATATAGATCATTTTGATATGCAAACGGTGAAACTTGCAG GCCTTTTGCATGACATAGGCCATGGACCTTTCAGTCACCTGTTTGAGCGTGAATTTCTTCCTCGGGTCCTTCCAGGATCAGAATG GTCTCATGAGCAAATGTCGGCGCAGTTGGTGGACTATATTGTTGATGAACACCACATTGAAATTGACCCTAACAGCCTTAGAAAAGTGAAA GAAATGATAACTGCCAGCTCTAAGACTGCCCTGGCAAGA AGTTCAAAAGAGAAACAATTTCTGTATGATATCGTGGCTAATGGTCGCAATGGGATAGATGTTGACAA CAGGTTTGATTATATTATCCGTGATTGCCGGGCTTGTGGTCTTGGCTGCAATTTCCAGTTCCAGAG ATTGTTGGAAGCCATGCGTGTTATAGATAATGAAATATGCTATCCAGCTAAAGAAT ATCTTACCATCCACAAGTTATTTGCAACGCGTGCTGACCTTCACAGAACTGTCTATACCCATGCAAAAGTAAAG GCTATAGAGCTCATGCTTGTAGATGCACTTCTAGCAGCAGATGGCTACTTAAAAATATCTTCTTTTACTCTTGACCCAGCTCAATTTTGGAAG TTAGATGATACAATACTGAAAACCATTGAAACAGCTGACAAGAAACAGCTGAAGGAATCTAGGGATATAATCCGAAGGATTCGTCGGAGGGATTTGTATCAG TTCTGCAACGAGTATGCTGTTCCGAAGGATAAACTAGAGTATTTCAAAGACGTCACTTCACAGGATATTGTTTGCTCACAG AAAGCTAATGGAATAGAACTAAAGGAAGAGGATATTGTTGTTAGCAATGTCAGGATTGATTTGACTCGTGGAAAGGATAACCCTCTTGAGAG CATTAATTTCTTCAAG GATTATGACAGTGAGAAGAAATTTACAATCTCAGATGATCGCATCAGCCACTTGTTGCCTGCATCTTGTCAAGACAAGATAGTGAGGGTGTATGCCAAGAAACCTGAATTG GTAGAAGCAATTTCGGAGGCCTTTGAAAACTTCCAATTGAAAATATATGGGGTCAAAACACAAGTACATGAGACACCAGAGAAGAAGAGACATCGCAAGTAA
- the LOC103701974 gene encoding serine/threonine-protein kinase STY13-like translates to MKGGGGDGFVRADQIDLKSLDEHLERHLSRARTIEKKEEREREREEWEIDTSKLVIKGAIARGTFGTVHRGVYDGQDVAVKLLDWGEEGHRTEAEIAALRTAFTQEVSVWHKLDHPNVTKFIGAKMGARDLSIQTENGQLGMPSNVCCVIVEYLPGGALKSYLIKNRRKKLAFKVVIQLALDLARGLSYLHSKKIVHRDVKTENMLLDRTRTVKIADFGVARVEAQNPNDMTGETGTLGYMAPEVLNGSPYNRKCDVYSFGICLWEIYCCDMPYPDLSFSEITSAVVRQNLRPEIPRCCPSSLANVMRRCWDANPDKRPEMDEVVAMLEAIDTSKGGGMIPLDEPQGCLGCFRRYRGP, encoded by the exons atgaagggAGGAGGGGGAGATGGGTTCGTTCGGGCGGACCAGATCGATCTGAAGAGCCTGGACGAGCATCTCGAGAGGCATCTAAGCCGGGCACGGACGatagagaagaaggaggagagggagagggagagggaggaatgGGAGATCGACACCTCGAAGCTAGTTATAAAGGGGGCTATCGCCCGGGGAACCTTCGGCACCGTCCACCGTGGGGTCTATGACGGCCAGGACGTCGCAG TGAAGTTGCTTGACTGGGGTGAGGAGGGGCACAGGACAGAAGCTGAAATTGCTGCGCTTAGGACAGCCTTTACTCAGGAAGTTTCTGTTTGGCATAAGCTTGATCATCCCAATGTAACTAAG TTTATAGGGGCTAAAATGGGTGCAAGAGATCTGAGTATACAAACAGAAAATGGTCAACTTGGTATGCCAAGTAACGTATGCTGTGTCATTGTTGAATATCTTCCTGGTGGTGCATTGAAGTCATATCTGATAAAAAATCGGAGAAAAAAGCTAGCCTTTAAAGTTGTTATCCAACTGGCTCTTGATCTTGCACGAGG GTTGAGTTATCTTCATTCAAAGAAGATTGTTCACAGAGATGTGAAGACAGAGAATATGCTTCTTGATAGGACAAGAACCGTAAAAATTGCTGATTTTGGTGTTGCTCGTGTCGAAGCTCAAAACCCCAATGACATGACGGGTGAGACAGGAACCCTTGGTTACATGGCACCAGAG GTGCTCAATGGCAGTCCCTACAACAGGAAATGTGATGTATATAGTTTTGGTATCTGCTTATGGGAAATATACTGTTGTGATATGCCCTATCCTGATCTCAGCTTCTCAGAGATTACATCAGCAGTTGTGCGGCAG AACTTGAGGCCCGAGATACCACGGTGCTGTCCGAGCTCTCTCGCTAATGTGATGAGGAGATGCTGGGATGCAAACCCTGACAAGAGACCCGAGATGGATGAGGTGGTGGCAATGTTGGAGGCAATTGACACATCAAAGGGTGGAGGTATGATTCCTCTTGATGAGCCTCAAGGATGTCTGGGGTGCTTCCGCAGGTACCGTGGCCCTTGA